The Miscanthus floridulus cultivar M001 chromosome 6, ASM1932011v1, whole genome shotgun sequence genomic interval GTACAGAGAACATGCGTCGGCCGCACACCATTGTAGCCGGAGATCATATAGTGGAGGTTCGGACGTTGGACGGGACAGCAAGCGAACTACTACTCTACTCCAGTACCGTGTTGCGTTGAGATCACCCAACGCCTTTTCTGCTTGTCCTGTTTGGGCCAAGTGGTCTACACAAACCGCGTATAGCTGACAGAGGCCCAAAGGCCGAAACGCACTAGGACTGATGGGTGAAGTGAGTGAAGGCCCATGAGGCCCCATCCAAACACCGGTCATCAGGCCGGTTCGACCGAGTCGAACGGCAGTCGAGCCCAGCGAGATCGCACAGAGTTCCGTCCGCACCGAGCCGGCTCGCAAACCCCTCACaaccctcgccgtcgccggctgctcgcctgctcctcctccccgcCGTCGCCATGGGTAAATTCCGCAAGCTTGGCCGCGATTACTCCCACCGCCTCTCCCTGCTCAGGTCTTGCTTTTAACCCGCATCAACGCCTCTATCCTATGGCTCTAGCCTCTACGTTGCCTTGCCCGCTAACCTCTGGATTTGTCTCCTCGGCAGGACGATGGTGTCGCAGCTGGTGAAGCACGAGCGCATCGAGACCACCCTCGCCAAGGTACTTTATTTCCCATACCGGTGTTTTTTCGAGCAGGGACCTGTGGTGGCGCGGGCAGGATTTGTGTTCCAGGAGGGGTGATCGTTGAATGCGTTTCCTTTGCCGTGGTTCGTTTCAGGCGAAGGAGGTCCGGCGGAAGGCGGATCAGATGGTGCAGCTAGGGAAGGAGGTAATTGGAACACAAGTCCCCTGATGCTAATTAAATTCCTGCGTGAAATATCGGGGCATTTCGTGGTATCCATGAATCTATGCAGGGCAGTGGCTGTAAACAACCTAGCAATCATTTTTGCGAAGTATGCGCATAGGTTAGAAGTATTTGTAAGAAAGAAATCAGTGTTCCTATATTTGGCCGCCGCTGCTTCTCAGCGTCCGGTAGGATTCACCTCTACAATTCAGATGAGATACTTCTCCACATGGCCTGTATGCATTGCTGCCTGAATTGGAGCTGGACACTATTGGCCACTGATTGTCTGATTACCACTTCAGAAATAATGCTTCCTGTCTATTTATTTGACACTCTGATTCATTGAAATCTCAATGGACACTTATAAGTAGTTTCTTTCCAGCTCTTTTTAAGCAAAGCAAAGTTTTAAGCAATCAGACCAACACCTTTGTTTTAATCGAGTATGCAGACCAGCATCTTTGTTTCTGGCACGGAACTTAGCATCTTTTGTTGTCAATGCTAATTTGTAATAAAGGATCCAATAACCCTAACATCCTAGGACCCATTTGGCATGGCTCCAGATTCTGATTCACTCTGGAAGTTATTCAAATTCACCCTGAAATAGCGGCGGAGCGTGGTGATTAAACAAGGAGGAAACCAAATTGTTGAGTACAAATCAATATATAGAAACATTTTACCGCTTCAGTCTAGTTTTCTTAATACCTTCTCTTATTAGAAATTAGTAATTGTCTTCAGCAAAGAAAACATAGCATTCTATCAAGTACTAGCCTTACTGCCCAGGTTCACCTCCAGGAGGCTCCCCCAGTGCCCTGAACGTGTTTCTTTGATTAATCAATTCAGCTGTGCAATCGTTTGAATAGCTGGTTGGGTTCTAATTCTTAAAAGAGAGGATAAATTGACCGCATTCCTTCTGCATCTGTGCGAAGGGTGGCAACAAATTGAATTGATTCATTGGCTGTATGGGAGGCCTCAGTGGGCACCAGGGTTCCTCATTGTGAAGGGCAAGCATGGCGTGGAAGGGAACTCAGTGCAGAGGGCAAGCTTGCCTTGCATGGGAGCTCAACATGGAGGGCAAGCTCGGCGTGGGAGAGATCAGTGTGGAGGGAAAGCTTGCTGTGAAAGAGAGCTCAGCATGGAGGGCAAGCTtgccatcaaggaggagcttggcACGGAGGAGAGATGGGACCGGGATCTCAGCATGAAGGGCGAGCTTGACCCCGACAGGGAGCTCACATCCGAGGACGAGCTTCCCACCAATGGGGAGCTCAGCGTCAAGGAGAGCCAACCGTAGCGACAGGGGATAATGCAGTTGGTGAAACAGTTTGATTAGTCGCACGTGAAATGAGGTTTTGATTGACTTGCCTCACGTGTGCAAAACGGCGAATCAATTCACTGTGATTCCCACATGGAGCCGACGGAAGAAAAGGCATTTGACGGGGATTTGCTGGTTTCTTAAAGGAATCAGCGGCAAGAATCTGTGTCAAAGGAGCCCTTAGTCATGGATTAAACTTTTTTGTGGACACCCAGTAGTCCTAGATATGTTATTCTTTTGTCAGAACCAGAAAAAAAATGTCCCAGAGGTGTATGCAATAGGCATATGATTTAGAGCCCTATGCCCTTCCTTAGAAGCTTATTTGCAACTGAAACTTATTTTTTTCTGGCCTGGGTCTTGTTTTGATTTTTGGTGACTTGATGTCTTGAAGCCAACAATGCAGAAACTTATATCATATATTGACACGATATGTAGGGTACTGAGCATGCAGCAAGACGTGCTGCTGCGTTTATTCGGGGTGATGATGTCGTTCATAAGCTATTCACTGAGCTGGCCTACCGCTACAGGTAATCTGTTTTACCTGCACATGGATTCACACAATTTACAGTATCTGCATTCGATTTGTGACTAGCCCTATTTCAGAATTGGTGTGATGTTGTGATTTTGATGTCTGAAATAGGCAATAAGGCATAAGGAGAACAACTACAGTACAATATTTAATGTATATTTCAGAACCTTAGTTCTAGCAATAATATGAAGATTTTGGCATTAAAAACTTTTACTATTCATCTAAAAGTTGTATAATGATTTGTATGATAACACAAATGTGAAAAGTAGAATAGAATGCCATGTATTTGGAAGCAGAGTGGATTGGAACTAATTGTATATTCTTATATTCCAGAGATCGAGCTGGCGGATACACAAGAATGTTAAGAACCAAGATACGTACTGGTGATGCTTCAACAATGGCATACATCGAG includes:
- the LOC136459387 gene encoding uncharacterized protein; this encodes MGKFRKLGRDYSHRLSLLRTMVSQLVKHERIETTLAKAKEVRRKADQMVQLGKEGTEHAARRAAAFIRGDDVVHKLFTELAYRYRDRAGGYTRMLRTKIRTGDASTMAYIEFVDRENELREPKPATPPPRQRVPLDPWTKSRASQQWAGPKITKTSESDGL